A genomic stretch from Rubripirellula reticaptiva includes:
- a CDS encoding TMEM14 family protein produces MDYPVIVTAIFGAFVVFGGVIGYVKAASKASLIAGSITGGLLLLSAFLIARGITAGAILGIVVSLVLLSQFGPSLLKKFKVMPNLLIVVLGFITVGTLAFSFFQ; encoded by the coding sequence GTGGACTATCCGGTAATCGTGACAGCAATCTTCGGAGCTTTTGTCGTCTTTGGAGGAGTCATCGGGTATGTCAAAGCGGCAAGCAAAGCTTCTTTGATCGCCGGCAGTATCACCGGCGGACTCCTCCTGCTGTCGGCGTTTCTGATTGCGAGAGGCATCACAGCGGGGGCAATTCTTGGGATCGTTGTCTCGCTGGTGTTGCTTAGCCAGTTTGGCCCCTCGTTGCTGAAGAAGTTCAAGGTCATGCCAAACCTGTTGATTGTCGTCCTGGGATTCATCACCGTCGGCACACTTGCTTTCAGTTTTTTTCAATAG